A stretch of the Bacillus anthracis str. Vollum genome encodes the following:
- a CDS encoding phosphotransferase produces the protein MDISIIAAQLVKEKVILQYPKNMKGLNGGTTSTIYLLDEQYVVKLNESDVIREEAYFLQFYKKNDVFPKLLYKDPLSRYIVYLFLEGTTSCKSGHKRSILCKLVKDVINKYEKVPKVSGWGWKNSPVQSWNEFLTVTVMEAHENVKSYISDEECRLVFKLANSPNRGAGIGEPFLLHGDFGFHNFIVQENRLHGVIDPLPVLGDPIYDLIYAFCSTPEDLTKETIDYAMKQCVFHKKDRNLYEEIVIGLYLRIDTCLRHHPKDLEDYLVAWRYWMGEVEVTL, from the coding sequence ATGGACATTTCAATAATCGCTGCACAACTAGTTAAAGAGAAGGTTATTTTACAATATCCAAAAAACATGAAAGGTTTGAACGGGGGAACGACAAGTACGATATATTTGTTAGATGAACAATACGTTGTAAAACTGAATGAATCGGATGTAATACGTGAAGAAGCTTATTTTCTTCAGTTTTATAAAAAGAATGATGTGTTTCCAAAGCTTTTATATAAGGATCCGTTAAGTCGATATATTGTTTATTTATTTCTTGAGGGGACTACTTCGTGCAAATCTGGTCATAAACGAAGTATACTGTGCAAACTTGTAAAGGATGTTATCAATAAGTATGAAAAAGTTCCAAAGGTGAGTGGCTGGGGATGGAAGAATAGTCCGGTTCAATCTTGGAATGAATTTTTAACAGTAACTGTGATGGAAGCTCACGAAAATGTAAAGTCGTACATAAGTGATGAAGAATGTAGACTTGTTTTTAAGTTAGCAAATAGTCCGAATAGAGGGGCTGGAATAGGTGAGCCATTTTTATTACATGGCGATTTCGGATTCCATAATTTTATAGTTCAAGAGAATAGGTTACATGGAGTAATTGATCCTTTACCAGTGTTAGGAGATCCTATATACGATTTAATTTATGCGTTCTGTTCAACCCCGGAAGATTTAACGAAAGAAACGATTGATTATGCGATGAAACAGTGTGTGTTTCATAAAAAAGACCGTAATTTATATGAAGAAATAGTCATAGGCTTATATTTGCGTATAGATACGTGTTTAAGACATCACCCGAAAGATTTAGAAGATTATTTAGTAGCTTGGCGTTATTGGATGGGCGAGGTTGAGGTGACTTTATAG
- a CDS encoding PhzF family phenazine biosynthesis protein: MKTINVFHYDAFTNKPNMGNPAGIVLDADGLTEEEMQRIAEKVGFNETSFVLSSEVADIRMRYFTPGYEMDLCGHGTVGTIYALRERGLLEEKASLTIETKAGILPIQIGVNENGETFIKMRQTAPQFKDFAGSKEELAHSIGLEVNDLDVSLPIVYGSTGNWTVIVPVKNLDVCERMKPNNEVFPSVLKEIPNASIHPICLETYDEKVHMHGRHFSSAYAGTIEDPVTGTASGVMGAYYATYVEKDFDHEMELIVEQGQEIHKDGRVTVYVTKDVESEKLQIDIAGTAVYVKEFEVLI; this comes from the coding sequence ATGAAAACTATAAACGTATTTCATTATGACGCATTTACAAATAAACCGAATATGGGGAATCCAGCAGGTATTGTATTAGATGCAGATGGATTAACAGAAGAGGAAATGCAACGTATTGCTGAAAAAGTTGGATTTAACGAAACGTCGTTCGTACTTTCTTCAGAAGTAGCAGATATAAGAATGCGTTATTTTACACCTGGTTATGAAATGGATTTATGTGGACACGGAACAGTTGGGACTATTTATGCCTTGCGTGAAAGAGGTTTATTAGAAGAGAAAGCAAGCCTTACGATTGAAACGAAGGCCGGGATTTTACCAATACAAATAGGTGTAAATGAAAATGGAGAAACCTTTATTAAAATGAGGCAGACAGCACCTCAGTTTAAAGATTTTGCAGGTTCAAAAGAAGAATTAGCTCATAGTATTGGTTTAGAAGTAAATGATTTAGATGTAAGTTTACCGATTGTATATGGAAGTACGGGGAACTGGACCGTAATTGTACCGGTTAAAAATCTAGATGTATGTGAGAGAATGAAACCTAACAATGAGGTGTTTCCATCGGTATTAAAAGAAATACCTAACGCTTCTATTCACCCAATTTGTCTAGAAACTTATGACGAAAAGGTACATATGCATGGGCGTCATTTCTCATCAGCTTATGCTGGAACGATTGAAGATCCCGTGACAGGAACAGCTTCAGGTGTAATGGGAGCATATTATGCGACGTATGTGGAGAAAGATTTTGACCATGAAATGGAGTTAATCGTTGAACAAGGGCAAGAAATACATAAAGATGGTCGTGTAACGGTATATGTAACGAAAGATGTAGAAAGTGAGAAGTTACAAATAGATATTGCTGGAACAGCGGTATATGTGAAAGAGTTTGAAGTTTTAATATAA
- a CDS encoding DUF7010 family protein encodes MNVSEAKKDLAIKTKRGLPIILADVLFWIVMSIMGFVLSEKQVVWVYLIGMGCVFPFGLMIAALLKIDMFAKGNPLGVLAGLIGGINVLNIPLVLLAYFQFPEWLPFVVAMLIGVHFIPYVWIYESKSYGLLSVGTVFVTSVCGILFAEKGFTVIPLSVTVVYLLTFISLLIENKKANQYQQKSA; translated from the coding sequence ATGAATGTTTCAGAAGCGAAAAAGGATTTAGCAATCAAAACGAAGAGAGGCTTGCCAATTATATTAGCTGACGTTTTATTTTGGATAGTTATGAGTATAATGGGCTTTGTTCTTTCTGAAAAACAAGTGGTGTGGGTATATTTAATCGGTATGGGATGTGTGTTTCCTTTTGGATTAATGATAGCTGCTTTATTGAAAATTGATATGTTTGCGAAAGGAAATCCGTTAGGGGTTTTGGCAGGATTAATTGGTGGGATAAATGTATTGAATATTCCACTTGTATTACTTGCCTATTTTCAATTTCCAGAATGGTTACCTTTTGTAGTAGCGATGTTAATAGGTGTTCATTTTATCCCGTACGTATGGATTTATGAAAGTAAAAGTTACGGTTTATTGTCAGTAGGGACTGTATTCGTAACGTCAGTTTGCGGGATTCTTTTTGCAGAAAAAGGATTTACTGTTATTCCCTTATCGGTCACCGTTGTTTATTTACTTACTTTTATAAGTTTATTAATTGAAAACAAAAAAGCAAATCAGTATCAACAAAAATCAGCTTAA
- a CDS encoding ankyrin repeat domain-containing protein, with amino-acid sequence MKNQYIEILVRIMLKHIPNAANKSVLFAFYNGVVTTYSYFHYESMKVFEHGSEGLPSNEIMDNIQRVRHTGESNWTAFVLTVKRNGLYEVDYYDDLNPTLESGSALLLLAYTHYHIEPTSDFSKLQLKSAIKAESFKKTLNYACMRNDIETVKEKLINIKLSTLNKKGPDRKTPLHIACLNENIEIVTLLVEAGADLKIKYHGETPFALACRKGNVEIIKYLISQGENANEIMVGKVTPLHLISSSGNQEIVHYILERITNINAVTNRKRSALHYAVEDNNLEAAKVLIDNGIDMELLEEYKRSALSLACDRNKPEMAGLLLENGANIHSTGQGKVTPLHSACERGFIEVVRVLLQHQPNLHAKATLYSMPRNENLKETPIETAKRLGYDEIVDLLSSKL; translated from the coding sequence TTGAAGAATCAATATATAGAAATACTTGTCCGAATCATGTTAAAGCATATACCCAATGCAGCCAACAAATCAGTGTTATTTGCATTTTACAATGGGGTTGTCACGACGTATAGTTACTTTCATTATGAATCTATGAAGGTATTTGAACATGGCTCAGAAGGACTTCCATCTAATGAAATTATGGACAATATTCAAAGAGTACGCCATACTGGGGAATCCAACTGGACTGCCTTTGTTTTAACCGTTAAAAGAAACGGTTTATATGAAGTTGATTATTATGACGATTTAAACCCTACTTTAGAGTCCGGTTCTGCACTACTTTTGCTTGCATACACCCATTATCATATTGAACCAACCTCTGATTTTAGTAAATTACAACTAAAAAGCGCTATTAAAGCAGAGAGCTTTAAGAAAACGTTAAACTACGCGTGTATGAGGAATGACATCGAAACAGTTAAAGAAAAGTTAATAAACATTAAATTGTCTACATTAAATAAAAAAGGACCTGATAGAAAAACGCCCCTTCACATTGCTTGTTTAAATGAAAATATTGAGATAGTTACATTACTAGTTGAAGCAGGAGCAGATTTGAAGATTAAATATCATGGAGAAACACCTTTTGCCCTAGCATGCAGAAAAGGTAATGTAGAAATTATTAAATACTTAATTTCTCAAGGTGAAAATGCAAATGAAATCATGGTCGGAAAAGTCACTCCTCTTCATTTAATTAGTAGTTCTGGCAATCAAGAAATTGTTCATTATATTTTAGAACGTATTACCAATATAAATGCGGTGACAAACAGAAAACGTTCAGCTCTCCACTACGCAGTAGAGGATAACAATCTTGAAGCAGCAAAGGTTTTAATAGACAACGGTATTGATATGGAATTACTAGAAGAATACAAAAGGAGTGCATTAAGTCTTGCTTGCGACCGCAATAAACCAGAGATGGCAGGGCTGTTGTTAGAAAATGGAGCTAACATTCATAGTACAGGACAAGGAAAAGTTACACCGTTACATAGTGCATGTGAACGAGGCTTTATTGAAGTAGTTCGAGTGTTACTACAACATCAACCGAACTTGCATGCGAAAGCAACATTATACAGTATGCCAAGGAATGAAAATTTAAAAGAGACCCCCATCGAAACAGCTAAACGCCTTGGATACGATGAGATCGTCGACCTTTTGAGCTCAAAATTATGA
- a CDS encoding winged helix-turn-helix transcriptional regulator: protein MNQNDSCPIATTLDVIGGKWKVYILCVLMDGKMRTNEIKREIPNLTQKVLTQQLRQLEADGIIHRTVYQEVPPKVEYTLSEHGKSLMKIMDELFEWGKGHQIKRLHD, encoded by the coding sequence ATGAATCAAAATGATAGCTGTCCAATTGCAACGACGCTCGATGTAATCGGCGGAAAATGGAAAGTTTATATTTTATGTGTTTTGATGGATGGAAAAATGCGAACAAATGAAATTAAACGAGAAATTCCAAACCTTACACAAAAAGTACTTACACAACAACTTCGGCAACTTGAAGCTGATGGGATTATCCATCGTACCGTATATCAAGAAGTACCACCAAAGGTTGAGTACACACTAAGTGAGCACGGAAAATCTTTAATGAAAATTATGGATGAACTATTTGAATGGGGAAAAGGTCATCAGATCAAAAGATTACATGACTAA
- a CDS encoding ArsR/SmtB family transcription factor: MKEQKEMFEEISEVLKVLAHPVRLSLVKIMLAKGPTNVTTMYGDLEMPQSTISQHLSKLKAAKMVTGTRKGLEIYYEVTDNRTKSILACLV; this comes from the coding sequence ATGAAAGAACAAAAAGAAATGTTTGAAGAAATCTCTGAAGTACTAAAGGTATTGGCGCATCCTGTCCGTTTATCATTAGTAAAAATAATGCTTGCAAAAGGTCCTACTAATGTAACAACAATGTATGGGGATTTGGAAATGCCTCAAAGTACAATTAGTCAACATTTATCTAAACTAAAAGCTGCTAAAATGGTTACAGGTACTCGAAAAGGATTAGAAATTTATTATGAAGTAACTGACAATCGCACAAAATCAATATTAGCATGTTTAGTTTAA
- a CDS encoding GNAT family N-acetyltransferase gives MIYDLAIIQNLFGPSKKVLNDLPNAVTIEEIEEDVLYDVQTYKEKISRFEEVCFNWELKRASIVLNKRFSSYNSSVRVLLDAGFSLHAAKIEVCREFNNIEELERQYTYRSIAEGTLSEKEFKYIWEQCMSGSGNQTSILTIDEHFYSVQTELGKGWEKLCIVFYDKNEPTGMAIPHIEPGTVSEGRLFYFGVMPYYRGKGIASKLHLQCLHMLKEMGATYYIGSTHTSNEKMQGIFLRNNCSLKTEIELYYKIFNEG, from the coding sequence GTGATATACGATCTTGCAATCATTCAGAATTTGTTTGGCCCTTCTAAAAAAGTATTAAATGACTTACCAAATGCAGTGACCATTGAAGAAATAGAAGAAGACGTTTTGTATGACGTACAAACATATAAAGAAAAGATAAGTAGATTTGAAGAAGTTTGTTTTAACTGGGAGTTAAAAAGAGCGAGTATTGTATTAAACAAAAGGTTTAGTAGTTATAACTCAAGTGTGAGAGTGTTACTTGATGCCGGTTTTTCTTTGCACGCAGCAAAGATAGAAGTATGTAGAGAATTCAACAATATAGAAGAACTTGAAAGACAATATACATATCGATCAATAGCAGAAGGAACGTTATCAGAAAAAGAATTTAAATATATTTGGGAACAATGTATGTCGGGTTCAGGGAATCAAACTTCAATTTTAACGATTGATGAGCATTTTTATTCAGTGCAAACAGAGTTAGGTAAGGGCTGGGAGAAGTTATGCATTGTTTTTTATGATAAAAATGAGCCAACTGGTATGGCCATACCGCATATAGAACCTGGAACAGTAAGTGAAGGACGGTTATTTTATTTTGGAGTAATGCCTTATTATCGCGGGAAAGGAATTGCTTCCAAGCTACATCTTCAATGTTTACATATGTTAAAAGAAATGGGGGCTACGTATTATATTGGGAGCACACATACATCAAATGAAAAGATGCAGGGGATATTTTTGAGAAATAATTGTTCGTTGAAAACGGAGATAGAGCTTTATTATAAAATTTTTAATGAGGGTTAG
- a CDS encoding class I adenylate-forming enzyme family protein, giving the protein MQQLLQKRAMQSPNLEALVGGEKRYSFQQYNERVNQLAHYLLHSGVQRGDRIGILCKNNHPFPSVMMASLKIGAVFIPLNHQLTVYELETIVKEAKLKVLVIDEEFSEVLLKVDAVKEIPYVIETTKEGFGSFELTLQEQPMTEPNVEVHEEDDAIYLFTSGTTGQAKACVIGHKNLHHYFDEIAGQREIPAGERFLSVHPLFHMSGVLSILNCIYHGVTMIFLADSNPTLIWDKIEEEKITTMLAFPAVYSYMLDELNKKERNISTFKVAQSGGTKVPETLIQKYMEKGIYMVQGYGSTEGWVVTSWHPMMGKEKMSSVGKALKNVEVKIVHPETGHELTTNEVGEIHVRSPYMFKGYWNNEKATKKVIKDNWFNMGDAGMIDDDGFLHIMGRYKDVIIRGGDNVYPDQVEDVIHEMHGVLEVAVVGVPDGFWGEIPRAYIVKDGETILTEESIIQYCKEKLASYKIPEVVFVEELPKNALGKVLKRELRDVVLVK; this is encoded by the coding sequence ATGCAACAATTATTACAAAAAAGAGCAATGCAATCACCAAATTTGGAAGCACTTGTAGGGGGAGAGAAAAGATATTCGTTTCAGCAGTATAATGAACGAGTAAATCAGCTTGCACATTATTTGTTACATAGTGGTGTGCAAAGAGGAGATCGTATTGGAATACTATGCAAAAATAATCACCCGTTTCCAAGCGTTATGATGGCAAGTTTAAAAATTGGAGCGGTATTTATTCCGCTAAATCATCAGCTTACTGTTTATGAACTAGAAACGATTGTAAAAGAAGCGAAATTAAAAGTGTTAGTTATTGATGAAGAATTTAGTGAAGTGTTATTAAAGGTTGATGCTGTTAAAGAAATTCCTTATGTAATTGAAACGACAAAAGAAGGCTTTGGTTCATTTGAATTAACGTTACAAGAACAGCCAATGACAGAACCGAACGTAGAAGTTCATGAAGAAGACGACGCCATTTACTTATTTACTTCGGGAACGACTGGACAGGCGAAAGCATGTGTAATTGGACATAAAAATTTACATCATTATTTTGATGAGATTGCAGGACAAAGAGAAATTCCAGCAGGTGAGCGCTTTTTATCCGTCCATCCATTGTTTCATATGAGCGGCGTGCTTTCTATTTTAAATTGCATTTATCATGGTGTTACGATGATCTTCTTAGCTGATTCGAATCCGACTCTTATTTGGGATAAGATTGAAGAAGAGAAAATTACTACGATGCTTGCATTCCCGGCTGTTTATAGCTACATGCTTGATGAACTAAATAAAAAAGAACGTAACATTTCAACTTTTAAAGTAGCACAAAGCGGTGGAACAAAAGTGCCAGAAACACTCATCCAAAAATATATGGAAAAAGGAATATATATGGTGCAAGGTTATGGTAGTACAGAAGGTTGGGTTGTAACTTCATGGCATCCAATGATGGGAAAAGAAAAGATGTCTTCTGTAGGAAAAGCCTTGAAAAATGTAGAGGTGAAAATTGTTCATCCAGAAACAGGACATGAACTAACAACAAATGAAGTTGGAGAGATTCATGTAAGAAGCCCATATATGTTTAAAGGGTATTGGAATAATGAAAAGGCGACAAAGAAGGTAATAAAAGATAATTGGTTTAACATGGGCGATGCTGGCATGATAGATGACGACGGATTCCTGCATATTATGGGAAGATATAAAGACGTTATTATACGCGGTGGTGACAATGTATATCCAGACCAAGTAGAAGATGTTATTCATGAAATGCATGGTGTTTTAGAAGTTGCAGTAGTTGGAGTTCCAGATGGCTTTTGGGGAGAGATTCCAAGAGCTTACATTGTGAAGGATGGCGAAACAATATTAACAGAAGAAAGTATTATTCAGTATTGTAAGGAGAAGTTAGCAAGTTACAAAATTCCAGAAGTGGTATTCGTAGAAGAGTTACCGAAAAACGCTTTAGGAAAAGTGTTGAAGAGAGAATTAAGGGATGTAGTTCTTGTGAAATAA
- a CDS encoding MBL fold metallo-hydrolase has protein sequence MMKNFVCTTCGVQYAASVEEPVSCHICDEERQYVNPKGQSWTTLESLQTSNTYKNEIIEEENGLYSITTKPGFAIGQTAYVVKTDSYRLLWDCITYLDETTIAKIKELGGLDAIALSHPHYYSTQVEWAETFDVPIYIHEDDKEWVMRPSSRIIYWSGESLQLADGITIHRLGGHFSGGSVLHWEEGNDGKGILLTGDIIQVVADERWVSFMYSYPNLIPLPARKVEEMVNRVKPLQFNRLYNAFHRVVKENANEAVERSAERYIKAVEGKLFYT, from the coding sequence ATGATGAAAAATTTCGTTTGTACAACGTGCGGCGTGCAGTATGCAGCGAGTGTAGAAGAACCGGTGAGTTGTCATATTTGTGATGAAGAGAGACAATATGTGAATCCGAAAGGGCAGTCTTGGACGACACTAGAAAGCTTACAAACAAGTAATACATATAAAAATGAAATAATCGAAGAGGAAAATGGGCTTTATAGTATTACAACAAAACCAGGATTTGCGATCGGTCAAACGGCATATGTAGTGAAAACAGATTCATATCGTTTACTGTGGGACTGTATTACTTATTTAGATGAAACGACAATTGCGAAAATAAAAGAGCTTGGTGGATTAGATGCGATTGCATTATCTCACCCGCATTATTATTCAACGCAAGTAGAATGGGCGGAGACATTTGATGTACCAATTTATATACACGAAGATGATAAAGAGTGGGTGATGCGTCCGAGTAGTCGTATTATTTATTGGTCTGGTGAGTCTTTACAATTAGCGGATGGGATTACTATACATCGTCTGGGAGGACATTTTAGTGGCGGTTCTGTATTGCATTGGGAAGAAGGTAATGACGGAAAAGGGATTTTGTTAACAGGTGATATTATTCAAGTTGTAGCGGATGAACGATGGGTAAGCTTTATGTACAGCTATCCAAACTTAATTCCATTACCAGCGAGAAAAGTGGAAGAAATGGTGAATCGAGTGAAGCCGTTACAGTTTAATCGTCTATACAACGCTTTTCATCGCGTAGTAAAAGAGAATGCAAATGAGGCAGTGGAGCGTTCTGCTGAAAGATATATTAAGGCGGTAGAAGGAAAGTTGTTTTATACGTAA
- a CDS encoding GNAT family N-acetyltransferase gives MKLPLLQVETERLMIRPFQNDDYESWLDGFNKRLPSQYKYDDGYQIMASSTKEWFTEWIRGFDEAAHRDEMYVLGIFRKEDGANIGKLELIKILRMDYQWAMMGYSIHNQYWKNGYGIESVKVALPLFFNRLHFHRIELHIHVDNEPSVRLSERAGFSFECKREAFSLENGEWMDFLIYFKNKEMDI, from the coding sequence ATGAAGCTGCCGTTATTACAGGTAGAGACAGAGAGACTGATGATCCGTCCGTTCCAAAATGATGATTATGAAAGTTGGTTAGATGGATTTAATAAGAGGCTACCATCTCAGTATAAATATGACGATGGTTATCAAATTATGGCATCATCAACAAAAGAATGGTTCACGGAATGGATTAGAGGTTTTGATGAAGCAGCACATCGAGATGAGATGTATGTATTAGGTATTTTTCGCAAAGAAGACGGGGCTAATATTGGAAAGCTAGAGCTTATAAAAATTTTACGTATGGATTATCAGTGGGCAATGATGGGCTACTCTATTCATAATCAATATTGGAAAAATGGATATGGGATAGAAAGTGTAAAAGTCGCGTTACCGTTATTTTTTAATCGTCTTCATTTTCATAGAATCGAGTTACATATACATGTTGATAATGAACCATCCGTTCGTCTTTCGGAAAGAGCAGGTTTTTCTTTTGAATGCAAGAGAGAGGCGTTTTCTTTGGAGAATGGTGAGTGGATGGATTTTCTTATTTATTTTAAAAATAAGGAGATGGATATATGA
- the rsgI gene encoding anti-sigma-I factor RsgI, with amino-acid sequence MMNKGIVMDIKKHSVVVLTPNGEFITCKRKGDSCMIGEEISFDEQEQKASRFSIPYFLKPASLLVACFLCALLFFYNQPEEKVFAYVSVDINPSLEVSVTKDLRVIDLQACNDDGRRILKELKQWENKQLQEVIRTIIKQSQEDKYLTNDKQVMLTAIAKDKLLEPKLEKVMKELKKEYELKHITVEYQSSTMQVRENAIKAGIGTGVYIKQENEKNKSVTPPATPSNPVENEEERQSQPDSSPDVVPDLSSVKDKKYEKPEYKEQKKIEEQPTKQIKENNGRGSQQENRGNQQENNGRESQQGNNGNQQGNNGRESQQGNNGNQQGNNGRGSQGNNGHQQENNGRGSQGNNGNQQGNNGRGSQGNNGHQQENNGRGSQGNNGNQQGDNGRGSQQGNNGNQQGDNGRGSQKENVGNEQGNNGRGSQQENRGHQQGNEKKNQ; translated from the coding sequence ATGATGAATAAAGGAATTGTGATGGATATAAAAAAACATAGCGTAGTTGTTTTAACGCCAAATGGAGAGTTTATTACGTGTAAAAGAAAAGGGGATTCTTGCATGATTGGAGAGGAAATTTCATTTGATGAGCAAGAACAAAAAGCATCGCGTTTTTCAATCCCTTATTTCTTAAAGCCGGCATCATTACTTGTTGCTTGTTTTCTATGTGCGCTGTTATTTTTCTACAACCAACCGGAAGAAAAAGTATTCGCTTACGTCTCAGTTGATATAAATCCAAGTTTAGAAGTGAGCGTAACGAAGGATCTTCGCGTTATAGATTTACAAGCTTGTAATGATGATGGAAGGCGTATTTTAAAAGAATTGAAGCAATGGGAAAATAAACAATTGCAAGAAGTAATACGTACAATTATAAAGCAGAGTCAAGAGGATAAGTATTTAACGAATGATAAGCAAGTTATGCTAACCGCTATTGCAAAGGATAAGTTGCTAGAACCGAAGTTGGAAAAGGTAATGAAAGAATTAAAGAAAGAATATGAGCTAAAACATATTACAGTCGAATATCAAAGTAGCACGATGCAAGTACGAGAGAATGCTATAAAAGCTGGAATTGGTACAGGTGTCTATATAAAGCAAGAGAATGAGAAGAACAAATCGGTTACGCCGCCTGCCACGCCATCTAATCCGGTGGAAAACGAAGAAGAGAGGCAATCGCAGCCGGATTCATCTCCTGATGTAGTGCCAGATTTGTCTTCTGTAAAAGACAAAAAATATGAGAAGCCAGAGTATAAAGAACAAAAGAAAATAGAGGAACAGCCAACGAAGCAAATAAAAGAAAATAATGGTAGAGGATCTCAGCAAGAAAATAGAGGGAATCAGCAGGAGAATAACGGTAGGGAATCCCAACAAGGAAATAATGGGAATCAGCAAGGGAACAACGGTCGAGAATCCCAACAAGGGAATAATGGAAATCAGCAAGGAAACAACGGAAGAGGATCGCAAGGGAATAATGGGCACCAGCAAGAGAACAATGGAAGAGGATCGCAAGGGAATAATGGGAATCAGCAAGGAAACAACGGAAGAGGGTCCCAAGGAAATAATGGGCACCAGCAAGAGAACAATGGAAGAGGGTCCCAAGGAAATAATGGGAATCAACAAGGTGACAATGGTAGGGGATCTCAACAAGGAAATAATGGGAATCAGCAAGGTGACAATGGAAGAGGATCCCAAAAAGAAAATGTTGGAAACGAGCAAGGCAACAATGGTAGGGGGTCTCAACAAGAAAATAGAGGCCACCAGCAAGGGAATGAAAAGAAGAATCAATAG
- a CDS encoding SDR family NAD(P)-dependent oxidoreductase: MRVLITGGNRGLGLQLVKVFHENGHIIYPLVRTEVAVTQLKQMFSCRCFPILADLAADESTEQIKKQLEEYTEYMDLVINNAGITGKETEVLHTNSEELTDLFNIHCLGVIRAVKGTYMALAKSDHPRIINVSSRLGSLHKMANKEFPQGHFSYSYRIAKAAQNMLTLCLQQEFENKGISVTAIHPGKLKTEIGAFDANMTPAEGTKNIYDWVIDSNEDLSGQFIEPGVGEIKW; the protein is encoded by the coding sequence ATGAGAGTTCTAATTACAGGTGGAAATCGCGGATTAGGGTTGCAGTTAGTAAAAGTATTTCATGAAAATGGGCATATTATTTATCCGTTAGTTAGAACTGAGGTTGCGGTAACGCAATTGAAGCAAATGTTTAGTTGTAGATGTTTTCCTATATTAGCAGACTTAGCGGCTGATGAGAGTACAGAGCAAATTAAGAAACAGCTTGAGGAATATACAGAGTATATGGATCTAGTTATAAATAACGCTGGAATTACTGGAAAGGAGACTGAGGTTTTACATACGAATTCAGAAGAGTTAACGGACTTATTTAATATTCATTGCTTAGGTGTAATTCGAGCTGTAAAAGGTACATATATGGCTTTAGCTAAATCGGATCATCCGAGAATAATAAATGTGTCCTCTCGGTTAGGTTCATTGCATAAAATGGCCAACAAAGAGTTTCCGCAAGGCCATTTCTCATATTCATATCGAATTGCTAAAGCTGCACAAAATATGCTAACACTCTGCTTACAACAAGAGTTTGAGAATAAAGGAATAAGTGTAACTGCCATTCATCCTGGAAAATTAAAGACTGAAATTGGTGCTTTTGATGCGAATATGACCCCGGCTGAAGGAACAAAAAATATATATGATTGGGTAATAGATTCAAATGAGGATCTTTCAGGGCAGTTTATTGAGCCAGGTGTAGGTGAAATAAAGTGGTGA